From the genome of Drosophila melanogaster chromosome 2L, one region includes:
- the grk gene encoding gurken, translating to MMQIPFTRIFKVIFVLSTIVAVTDCCSSRILLLREHTLKIVQHQHSHMHEHAHELQQQIQETAVELLNRLELQRKQLEASAQEEADQLHPDTDPNPDSGGQLPNADDSIAADPEQDGIILGSSTDTWLASESSTPITDSETVTTPETVTHTGEPPPDPSSSSTPDSTTPSPNDKETEIQMLPCSEAYNTSFCLNGGHCFQHPMVNNTVFHSCLCVNDYDGERCAYKSWNGDYIYSPPTAQRKVRMAHIVFSFPVLLMLSSLYVLFAAVFMLRNVPDYRRKQQQLHLHKQRFFVRC from the exons ATGATGCAAATCCCATTTACTCGGATTTTCAAAGTAATTTTCGTGCTCTCAACAATTGTCGCCGTCACAG ATTGTTGTTCGAGCCGAATCTTACTTCTCCGAGAGCATACGCTGAAAATTGTGCAGCATCAGCACAGCCACATGCACGAGCATGCGCacgagctgcagcagcagatcCAGGAGACCGCGGTTGAGTTGCTCAATCGCCTGGAGCTGCAGCGCAAGCAACTGGAGGCCTCGGCCCAGGAGGAGGCAGACCAGCTGCATCCCGATACGGATCCCAATCCGGACTCGGGCGGCCAACTGCCAAACGCAGACGACTCCATTGCTGCGGATCCGGAACAGGATGGGATAATTCTCGGATCCAGTACCGACACCTGGTTGGCCAGCGAAAGCAGCACACCAATCACTGATTCCGAGACAGTGACAACACCCGAAACTGTTACCCACACCGGAGAACCGCCACCTGACCCCAGTTCGTCCAGCACGCCTGACTCCACGACTCCCAGCCCGAACGACAAGGAGACAGAGATTCAGATGCTGCCCTGCAGCGAAGCTTACAATACTAGCTTTTGCCTGAACGGCGGCCACTGCTTCCAGCATCCGATGGTGAACAACACAGTCTTCCATTCCTGCCTCTGCGTTAACGACTACGATGGAGAGCGGTGCGCCTACAAGAGCTGGAATG GTGACTACATCTATTCGCCTCCAACAGCGCAGCGGAAGGTCCGAATGGCGCACATCGTCTTCTCCTTTCCCGTACTCCTCATGCTGTCGTCGCTCTACGTTCTCTTCGCAGCCGTTTTCATGCTCCGCAATGTGCCGGATTATCGccggaagcagcagcaactacaCCTGCATAAGCAGCGCTTTTTTGTCAGATGCTGA
- the D12 gene encoding D12 — protein MDQQQATPPKKRRHSEYHDPDYQQTEVSSQDEEETCAEAESPGQRKWTKTEQSDGMLPLSDKFQRIRELLRLEFQREISQKVEQLAEIDRRLLQGRQLLDRLRYQVVSEYYRKQQVPLTGADIAKVRGDSLFGDDIAAPQLPLHPAIKKIVGKRPVVIQNHLPERTAATLAKETIRLRNPAHRRAERRRQQKIKEQGIVTDHSKDKKDQPEQEPPISVKLEDEQPCTSRQAHERQVELNASRLNNKNKFNFVVGNTSKYIGEDSRENGTGGNALTYKWLVYVQGKDLPEPLEKYIKKVRFHLHPSYRPNDIVDVHRSPFQLNRHGWGEFPMRIQLFFQEHLQQKPVQLMHTVVLDKTMCGLHTMGAETTVEIWLRAKQAITKQKSGKPHPPHEQETAVPAPPLAAPNVLEPSVFAFPGESCKPRTISITQNKEELDDNLFAGINKIELSDDIEKIEPTVLVSEPLKLNYSPRKQPPTPSSPPRTQLRLNAAQVTASKPSVVYLPVNGRSPRQESLPERQRQEFSPVKHYPPASPQRAWKESSSDRPPIKPVPNGHHQGKKNVVFQRAGKLYIIDPLQRKLKQAAKQQSLLKPQLSLLKPPSETRWHMLQCMQHDHGYANMSGEMEEKPMLLPPIVDTTIQSRPRRLEHIFRSAQFRNMRSAVEFLLSRLPLASIDQQKEYPFTCITLEEFHNHTALKQRCFEYLRARMLRRCLMQHHELHKLDISGKEHYWSLREIVAFARVHGYTPALKDVLPVVHEKRKQKLSDEEQLARRVQAQLKGEPQPQLSAYSSLSSGNRLEAWITKQSDRLLGHDQQMRDKEFIDVLGVDKPHPLASRLTNSADVSFQMVNHRQLLYLPPPKHLDSTLQLVQEMCKDINITLEPEESPPGVSQPLALSMLGQVLRTFIEKLVRRSLAAKLQQETLEQLPPAAANAPLCLQPQDIGRVISLCSELDFLGNSHLGVAPIEPQI, from the exons ATGGACCAGCAACAAGCGACGCCGCCAAAAAAACGCAGGCACAGCGAGTACCACGATCCAGATTATCAGCAAACGGAAGTTTCTAGCCAGGATGAGGAAGAAACCTGCGCAGAAGCCGAGTCGCCCGGTCAAAGAAAGTGGACCAAGACGGAACAGTCGGATGGCATGCTGCCGTTGTCCGACAAATTTCAGCGCATCCGGGAGCTGCTTCGTCTGGAGTTCCAGCGCGAAATCTCTCAGAAGGTCGAGCAGCTGGCCGAGATCGACCGACGACTGCTGCAAGGACGACAACTGTTGGACAGACTACGCTATCAGGTGGTCAGCGAATATTACCGAAAGCAGCAGGTCCCCCTCACCGGCGCGGATATTGCGAAAGTGCGCGGCGACAGCCTTTTTGGGGACGACATAGCCGCTCCGCAGCTGCCACTGCATCCAGCCATTAAAAAAATCGTTGGCAAGCGCCCTGTTGTCATCCAAAATCATTTGCCAGAGCGCACGGCGGCCACCTTGGCCAAAGAAACCATCCGACTGAGGAATCCGGCTCATCGTCGGGCGGAACGAAGGCGGCAACAGAAGATCAAGGAGCAGGGCATCGTAACCGATCACTCCAAGGACAAAAAAGATCAGCCAGAGCAGGAACCTCCCATTTCCGTTAAGTTGGAGGACGAGCAGCCGTGCACCAGCCGACAGGCCCACGAAAGGCAAGTGGAGCTGAATGCCTCGCGGCTGAATAACAAGAACAAATTCAACTTCGTGGTGGGTAATACTTCCAAATACATTGGCGAAGACTCTCGAGAGAATGGCACAGGTGGGAATGCTTTGACCTATAAGTGGTTGGTCTATGTGCAAGGCAAAGATCTACCTGAACCACttgaaaaatacattaaaaag GTGCGCTTCCACCTCCATCCGTCATACCGCCCAAACGACATCGTGGACGTGCACAGGTCTCCGTTTCAGCTTAACCGACATGGTTGGGGCGAGTTTCCGATGCGCATCCAGCTATTTTTCCAAGAGCACTTGCAGCAGAAACCCGTGCAACTAATGCACACGGTGGTGCTGGATAAAACAATGTGTGGACTGCACACGATGGGCGCAGAGACCACTGTGGAAATATGGCTGAGAGCAAAACAGGCGATAACGAAACAGAAAAGCGGCAAACCTCATCCTCCCCATGAACAGGAGACTGCAGTTCCTGCTCCACCTCTGGCTGCTCCGAATGTTTTAGAGCCTTCGGTTTTCGCCTTTCCTGGAGAGTCATGCAAACCGCGCACCATTTCAATCACTCAAAATAAGGAGGAACTTGATGACAATCTGTTTGCTGGTATCAACAAAATTGAACTCAGCGACGACATTGAGAAAATTGAACCAACTGTGTTGGTTTCAGAGCCCCTGAAGTTAAACTACAGTCCAAGAAAGCAGCCACCCACTCCGTCATCGCCTCCTAGGACTCAACTTCGGTTAAATGCGGCTCAGGTCACCGCTTCGAAGCCTTCTGTGGTCTATCTGCCAGTAAACGGCCGAAGTCCTAGGCAGGAATCCTTGCCAGAAAGGCAGCGGCAGGAGTTTTCGCCAGTAAAGCACTATCCACCGGCATCTCCGCAGAGAGCGTGGAAGGAATCCTCGTCGGATCGGCCACCAATAAAGCCTGTGCCCAATGGCCATCACCAGGGCAAGAAGAATGTTGTGTTTCAGAGAGCAGGAAAGCTGTACATTATCGATCCCTTGCAGCGCAAGCTTAAGCAGGCTGCAAAGCAACAATCCCTGCTGAAACCACAATTGAGTCTTCTTAAGCCACCGTCAGAAACGCGATGGCATATGCTGCAGTGCATGCAGCACGATCATGGGTACGCCAACATGAGCGGCGAGATGGAGGAAAAGCCAATGCTGTTACCTCCAATTGTGGACACTACCATACAATCGCGACCCCGAAGGCTGGAGCACATCTTTAGAAGTGCACAATTCCGAAATATGCGCAGTGCTGTGGAGTTCCTGCTGAGCCGCCTCCCGCTTGCGTCGATTGATCAGCAAAAGGAGTATCCATTCACTTGTATAACCCTCGAAGAGTTCCACAATCACACTGCTCTAAAACAACGTTGCTTTGAGTACCTGCGCGCACGTATGCTCCGTCGCTGTCTGATGCAGCACCACGAGCTGCATAAGTTGGACATTAGTGGAAAGGAACACTACTGGAGTTTACGGGAGATAGTGGCGTTCGCCAGGGTTCATGGTTATACGCCAGCTCTCAAAGATGTTTTACCTGTCGTGCATGAaaagagaaaacaaaaactgagCGATGAGGAGCAACTGGCTCGGCGTGTTCAGGCGCAACTAAAGGGCGAGCCCCAACCGCAACTGTCGGCCTATAGCAGTCTCAGCTCAGGCAATCGGCTGGAAGCTTGGATAACCAAGCAATCCGATCGTCTGCTTGGTCATGATCAACAGATGCGGGATAAGGAGTTCATCGATGTGTTGGGTGTGGACAAACCTCATCCGCTTGCGTCCAGGTTAACAAACTCAGCAGATGTATCTTTCCAAATGGTGAATCATCGCCAACTACTTTATCTACCTCCGCCGAAGCACTTGGATTCGACCTTGCAGCTGGTCCAGGAAATGTGCAAGGACATTAATATCACACTGGAACCGGAGGAATCTCCGCCTGGCGTCTCCCAGCCACTGGCTCTCTCGATGCTCGGACAAGTGCTGCGCACTTTTATTGAGAAATTGGTGCGCCGCTCCTTGGCGGCGAAACTGCAACAGGAGACTTTGGAACAGTTGCCACCGGCGGCGGCCAATGCTCCGTTGTGTCTCCAACCTCAGGACATAGGCCGTGTCATCAGTCTGTGTTCCGAATTGGATTTCCTCGGAAACAGTCACTTGGGAGTTGCTCCGATAGAACCACAAATCTAA
- the Chrac-14 gene encoding chromatin accessibility complex 14kD protein, whose amino-acid sequence MVERIEDLNLPNAVIGRLIKEALPESASVSKEARAAIARAASVFAIFVTSSSTALAHKQNHKTITAKDILQTLTELDFESFVPSLTQDLEVYRKVVKEKKESKASKKDSNTAENANASATATAEEAPE is encoded by the coding sequence atggTCGAGCGCATCGAGGATCTTAACCTGCCGAATGCCGTGATTGGCCGGCTCATCAAGGAAGCACTGCCGGAGTCAGCTAGTGTCAGCAAGGAAGCGCGAGCAGCGATCGCCCGAGCGGCATCTGTGTTTGCCATCTTCGTGACATCCTCGTCGACGGCGTTGGCCCACAAGCAGAACCACAAGACCATCACGGCCAAGGATATTCTACAGACCCTCACCGAGCTAGACTTCGAAAGCTTCGTGCCCTCTCTGACGCAGGATCTCGAGGTCTATCGTAAAGTGGTCAAGGAGAAAAAGGAGAGCAAGGCCAGCAAGAAGGATTCCAACACTGCCGAAAATGCCAACGCCAGTGCCACCGCAACAGCAGAGGAAGCCCCCGAGTGA
- the mus201 gene encoding mutagen-sensitive 201, isoform D — protein MGVTGLWKLIEPCGKPVPVETLEGKILAVDISIWLHQVVKGFQDNKGSALSNAHLLGLFHRLCKLLYYRVRPVFIFDGCVPQLKRDTIARRQQQRNKLSNEADRIQALLLQSLAKEKVVQQALGKNAELLLKSPVKRPPPAKKNDEDDLFKLPELPAASVQDNQDESEQDTSASASDSSFDESTARHSYNSSLQAIDVKSQHFRNLPADVRHEILTDIKETRKQSSWGRLHELPARSDDFCSFQMKRLLKRRAVQESLEQAEQEMGGHTLTYAELCDFFNEEGILTPTAIEQCTRQISSDEHTRFLLVRDLKKKAMESTKQEVKMEMIEEVPAEEEDEKPSTSTKKEAVKSVDLGTEFDEDLAKALSMSMEETKVYDEKDYEYDSDQELRLNRAQTKQLRHAAKGPARAYMIEYGGMNDEEVGNIMEATQFNDTQSLEKLLEITTVPTDMADNSIEEAKLISQAIEESKQLSQAIEESKKNLNEDKVEIVDTDTDSDLEEVMEVQELDKGKKNLEICVDITGQADSNDLFADIFEDGEANKIEKTISVEEDDDFIEVKDSEELKLDTEDENKPITNKSIKESNEVKPFIDEIIEVKDSQEAVPAEPNLKPDLESILNDLKKQTAAVKDIQLNVNEEEKPKPKVEISSILDELKVKMADVKNITLDNVKLSNSVPIILSSDDESTLKSSKIVPKQELIELCDSDDNKNNRLSPNKTPSKNKSIKDFFETSYVVKRTPDKSQASNETSPGTPKTPKPFFRKRTPKSGRKRASDANEDSDEEVSPTKRSSKASKSLFEPKEPEEEKTVDPEEIIKDAAEALKSQKTSEELQELATNLAQERKELEIERNRQDRMGMSISQRMSIDCQELLRLFGIPYIVAPMEAEAQCAFLNATDLTHGTITDDSDIWLFGGRTVYKNFFAQNKHVMEFRAEQIEQTFNCNRGKLIQLACLVGSDYTTGIHGIGAVTALEILASFSGQDANGPGICNQSVLQTLIKFRDWWQAHKCSNLPPGSSARLALRKKLKNIELHEGFPSGAVVEAYLAPTIDDNRDAFSWGTPDVESIREFTRKSFGWTTSKTDDILMPVMKKINEKKIQGSIRNYFTAKSALRVQQPHVSKRVQLAIDKMSGKIDETPEKPKKVTRTRRAKAAPPTDDDLAIADVATKAARPKRGKRKAAPESVVLDGELPSTSQSIPKPEKCPRIPSSVEVIPQREKDLEQMRLNKAKAAEILKNSAKANRK, from the exons ATGGGAGTTACGGGCTTGTGGAAGCTCATTGAGCCGTGCGGCAAGCCAGTCCCCGTAGAGACTTTGGAGGGCAAAATCCTAGCAGTGG ATATATCGATTTGGTTGCATCAGGTTGTGAAGGGCTTTCAGGACAACAAGGGATCGGCCCTGAGTAATGCCCATTTACTGGGTCTATTCCATCGTCTCTGTAAATTGCTATACTATCGTGTGCGACCGGTTTTCATTTTCGATGGATGCGTGCCGCAGCTTAAAAGGGACACTATT GCACGTCGCCAGCAGCAGAGGAATAAGCTCAGCAACGAAGCTGATCGCATTCAGGCTTTGCTCCTTCAATCCCTGGCCAAAGAAAAAGTAGTGCAGCAAGCGCTGGGCAAGAATGCAGAGCTACTGTTGAAATCCCCGGTTAAGCGACCGCCTCCAGCTAAGAAGAACGACGAGGATGACTTGTTTAAGCTTCCCGAACTGCCGGCTGCATCGGTGCAAGATAATCAAGATGAAAGCGAGCAGGACACCAGTGCCAGTGCCTCAGACAGCTCCTTTGACGAGTCAACCGCTCGACATTCTTACAACTCTAGCTTACAGGCCATCGATGTAAAGAGTCAGCATTTTCGGAATCTGCCAGCCGATGTGCGACACGAGATCCTTACAGACATCAAGGAGACGCGCAAGCAATCGTCGTGGGGCCGTCTGCACGAGTTGCCCGCCCGCAGCGATGACTTCTGCTCCTTCCAGATGAAGAGACTCCTCAAGCGCCGAGCCGTTCAGGAAAGCTTAGAGCAGGCGGAACAGGAGATGGGCGGACATACGCTTACCTATGCAGAGTTGTGTGACTTTTTCAATGAGGAGGGCATTCTCACCCCAACGGCCATTGAACAGTGCACCCGACAAATTAGCTCGGATGAACATACACGATTCCTGCTGGTCAGGGATCTTAAAAAGAAAGCAATGGAGAGCACCAAACAAGAGGTTAAAATGGAGATGATTGAGGAGGTACCCGctgaggaggaggatgagaaGCCAAGCACTTCCACCAAGAAAGAGGCTGTGAAAAGTGTGGACCTAGGCACAGAGTTCGATGAAGATTTGGCCAAAGCACTGTCTATGTCAATGGAGGAGACCAAGGTGTACGATGAAAAGGACTACGAGTACGACTCGGACCAAGAGTTGCGCCTCAATCGAGCTCAAACCAAGCAATTGCGCCATGCGGCCAAGGGACCTGCACGGGCCTATATGATTGAATACGGCGGAATGAACGACGAGGAAGTTGGCAACATCATGGAGGCCACTCAGTTCAATGACACTCAAAGCCTTGAAAAGTTGCTAGAGATCACGACAGTCCCGACCGACATGGCTGACAACTCGATTGAGGAGGCCAAACTTATTTCACAAGCTATTGAAGAGAGCAAACAACTATCCCAAGCAATTGAGGAAAGCAAGAAGAATCTTAACGAGGACAAGGTGGAGATTGTAGATACTGATACCGACTCAGACTTGGAGGAAGTAATGGAAGTTCAGGAGCTGGATAAAGGCAAGAAGAATCTTGAGATTTGTGTTGATATTACTGGCCAAGCGGATTCGAATGATCTGTTTGCGGATATTTTTGAGGATGGAGAGGCAAATAAAATAGAGAAAACTATAAGCGTCGAGGAAGACGATGACTTTATAGAAGTGAAAGACAGTGAGGAATTAAAATTGGATACTGAAGATGAAAATAAACCAATAACGAATAAGAGTATTAAAGAAAGTAATGAAGTCAAGCCGTTCATTGATGAAATTATCGAAGTGAAAGATAGCCAAGAAGCGGTTCCTGCAGAACCTAATCTCAAACCCGATCTGgaatcaattttaaatgatCTGAAAAAACAAACGGCTGCGGTTAAAGATATTCAGCTAAACGTAAATGaagaagaaaaaccaaaaccaaaggtGGAAATCAGTTCTATATTGGATGAGCTAAAAGTAAAGATGGCCGACGTTAAAAACATCACTCTAGATAACGTGAAATTAAGCAATAGTGTCCCTATCATACTATCCTCCGATGACGAAAGTACCTTGAAATCCTCGAAAATAGTTCCGAAGCAAGAGCTAATTGAGTTGTGCGACAGCGACGATAATAAAAACAATCGCCTATCACCGAACAAAACGCCAAGCAAAAACAAGTCCATTAAGGACTTTTTTGAGACCAGTTACGTGGTCAAGCGAACTCCCGACAAATCTCAAGCGTCAAACGAAACTTCGCCGGGAACACCAAAGACCCCGAAGCCCTTCTTCAGAAAGAGAACCCCGAAGTCCGGACGGAAACGAGCTAGTGATGCCAATGAGGACAGTGATGAGGAAGTTTCGCCCACTAAAAGGTCCAGTAAGGCCTCGAAGTCTCTCTTCGAGCCAAAGGAGCCGGAAGAAGAAAAGACTGTAGATCCGGAG GAGATTATCAAAGATGCTGCAGAGGCTCTTAAATCTCAAAAGACCTCAGAAGAACTGCAGGAGTTGGCTACAAACTTAGCTCAGGAGCGAAAGGAACTTGAAATCGAGCGGAATCGGCAAGACCGAATGGGCATGTCCATCAGCCAGCGCATGAGCATCGATTGCCAGGAGCTGCTGCGTCTTTTCGGCATTCCGTACATTGTGGCTCCCATGGAGGCAGAGGCGCAGTGCGCCTTTCTCAATGCCACAGATCTTACCCACGGCACCATCACGGATGATAGTGATATCTGGCTTTTTGGTGGTCGAACTGTCTACAAGAACTTCTTTGCACAAAACAAGCACGTGATGGAATTCCGGGCGGAACAGATCGAGCAAACGTTTAACTGCAACAGGGGTAAACTGATCCAGTTGGCCTGTTTGGTGGGCAGTGACTACACTACAGGAATTCATGGCATTGGTGCTGTAACGGCCCTGGAGATTTTGGCCTCCTTTTCCGGACAGGATGCGAATGGGCCAGGTATCTGCAATCAATCGGTGCTTCAAACGCTAATCAAGTTCCGCGACTGGTGGCAAGCACACAAGTGCAGCAATCTTCCACCTGGCAGCTCGGCTCGCCTTGCTCTGCGCAAAAAACTTAAGAACATCGAACTGCACGAGGGTTTTCCCAGCGGTGCAGTGGTGGAGGCATATTTAGCGCCCACGATCGACGACAATCGGGATGCATTTAGTTGGGGCACACCGGATGTGGAATCAATCAGAGAATTCACGCGAAAATCTTTCGGCTGGACTACTTCAAAAACGGACGACATTCTGATGCCCGTGATGAAAAAAATTAACGAGAAGAAGATACAGGGTTCCATACGCAACTACTTTACGGCAAAGAGTGCTCTGCGAGTTCAACAACCGCACGTCAGCAAACGTGTCCAATTGGCAATTGACAAGATGTCCGGAAAGATCGATGAGACGCCGGAGAAACCGAAGAAGGTGACACGCACAAGACGTGCAAAGGCAGCTCCGCCAACAGATGATGATTTGGCCATCGCGGATGTCGCGACAAAAGCTGCCCGTCCCAAACGCGGCAAACGAAAAGCTGCACCTGAATCGGTAGTTTTGGATGGGGAACTTCCTTCCACATCGCAGTCGATACCGAAGCCTGAAAAATGTCCTCGAATACCTAGCAGCGTTGAAGTTATACCTCAAAGGGAAAAGGATCTGGAGCAGATGCGCCTCAATAAAGCAAAGGCGGCAGAGATTCTTAAAAATTCAGCGAAAGCCAATAGGAAATAA
- the CG31897 gene encoding uncharacterized protein, whose product MSKHKTRAILAESIKLIQQKNRELQTNYRQDEKNEKRLKKLLRKLNYHKKQSLFLKKMLSYLKMQINDHDCSQTTKLNMGEMLRSQLRVMKNRTIGNIKEAQECIYVARSLWASHLRYMRRSRSWRRKPKYSFNKSIWMFLNSLKFQTNVKTTKDKDNNKNVLHSKGPYTVTRKLNFFASGEDINVKSSRKHIHRRRIVRPKQLNPINFDLLKDPNEVSQKRSIHNLPASRLKVKVYPRKKIETYNAADEEISPYTDLTQAKIAFGDKTFNKEENQEETWSRPHYIDSKIIIGRDLKRSKNKKASELRKKFALKNTFPNLKMRLGKLRRVRKNNAAIEDESLEKDTFPNLKMGLGKMRRKRVRKNNAATEDGSLENDTFPTMKMRLRKHRKLRKDYAAIEDESLQKNTFQNLETPHRKHRRFRKNNAAIEDESSQKDTFSNLENGKHGKHRRVRKSHTEEENGSLQKVQSEERGESQAKNDFKRFSKSSTIKKIQHFSTYEKLKSAYRTESLKPTGHSLVLNKKYKSDESLAKQMSMSKYFDIKTNLNPVSPSHLSQTSSVSVGKLKVNSALLPKPSVRSLDGVSQPPLSSMATTIINLLFEDKPVASDKPRTHQKTIDLTKMSLNTFLGTISRMKPSDQANAVWNDLQGKYKEWLSNVIMPEDAQKCKKILKWRYIHNMQKVLHNHVKQFKIDYDGGRSETGSRKSIMSSRAFRSSYIVPTNSGSLGVPKKISSTDISPIRRMHDTLLRLQMETLRSRAFDKDVEEMERMIMGRQVPMGAEEMEIYKKYKSDPQHYNILILTSGKPITDEKYEEMLPILEKNFQFINEQLMILSREKRVQEMKFRNEIQRTEEEVMSKVSGESCHMDRTDLNEAYLEARRKIWAAYIAKQDKTPTEILLAQVRYKKRMEQLARKREEREQRCLQEQRLHKKRRSLSDLFRAPRRTNRERQAIEDIKLEGRKSKCSLTSFCCRQCSRCGLIWTHKCSEGSDDTSAEHICQNVKTR is encoded by the coding sequence ATGTCCAAGCATAAAACCCGGGCCATTTTGGCTGAATCCATTAAATTGATACAGCAAAAAAATCGTGAACTTCAAACAAATTATCGGCAAGAtgaaaagaatgaaaaaagACTGAAGAAACTATTACGAAAATTAAACTatcataaaaaacaaagcTTATTTCTCAAAAAAATGTTAAGTTAtctgaaaatgcaaattaatgaTCACGATTGCAGTCAAACAACTAAACTTAATATGGGAGAAATGTTAAGGTCTCAACTAAGAGTAATGAAAAATCGAACCATAGGCAACATAAAAGAAGCCCAAGAATGTATTTATGTTGCAAGGAGTTTATGGGCAAGCCATTTACGATATATGAGAAGAAGTAGGTCTTGGAGACGCAAAccaaaatattcatttaataaaTCCATATGGATGTTCTTAAACTCACTAAAATTTCAAACGAATGTCAAAACAACAAAGGATaaggacaacaacaaaaacgtTTTGCATTCAAAAGGACCCTACACGGTGACtagaaaattgaattttttcgcttCGGGAGAAGATATAAATGTAAAGTCAAGTAGAAAACATATTCATAGACGACGCATTGTGCGGCCAAAACAATTAAACCCAATAAACTTTGATTTATTGAAGGATCCAAATGAAGTTTCTCAAAAAAGAAGCATTCATAACTTACCAGCATCAAGGCTAAAGGTTAAAGTTTATCCCCGAAAAAAGATTGAAACATACAATGCAGCGGATGAAGAAATATCACCTTACACAGATTTAACACAAGCGAAAATCGCATTTGGCGataaaacattcaataaaGAAGAAAACCAGGAGGAAACCTGGAGCAGGCCACATTATATCGACTCAAAAATAATTATAGGTAGAGACCTAAAGAGGTCGAAAAATAAGAAAGCATCGGAATTGAGAAAGAAGTTCGCgttaaaaaatacatttccaaatttaaaaatgcgtCTTGGAAAGCTTAGAAGAGTTCGAAAAAACAATGCAGCGATTGAAGACGAGTCCTTGGAAAAGGATACCTTTCCGAATTTGAAAATGGGACTTGGAAAAATGCGACGAAAAAGAGTTCGAAAAAACAATGCAGCGACTGAAGACGGATCCTTGGAAAATGATACATTTCCAACTATGAAAATGCGACTTAGGAAGCACAGAAAACTCCGAAAAGACTATGCAGCGATTGAAGACGAGTCCTTGCAAAAGAATACttttcaaaatttggaaaCGCCGCATAGAAAGCATAGAAGATTCCGAAAAAACAATGCAGCGATTGAAGACGAGTCCTCGCAAAAGGATACATTTTCAAATttggaaaatggaaagcaTGGAAAGCACAGAAGAGTCAGAAAAAGCCATACAGAAGAAGAAAACGGTTCATTGCAAAAGGTTCAATCAGAAGAAAGAGGGGAGAGTCAGGCAAAGAATGATTTTAAAAGGTTTTCAAAATCTTCAaccattaaaaaaatacaacatttCTCGACATACGAAAAATTGAAATCTGCTTACCGAACGGAAAGTTTAAAACCCACGGGACatagtttagttttaaataaaaaatataaatccGATGAAAGCCTAGCCAAGCAGATGTCTATGTCAAAATATTTCGACATAAAAACCAACTTGAATCCTGTAAGCCCATCTCATTTATCACAAACAAGCTCCGTTTCAGTAGGAAAACTAAAAGTAAATTCCGCACTTTTGCCAAAACCCTCTGTGAGATCACTGGATGGCGTATCCCAACCACCCTTGTCATCAATGGCTACAACGATTATCAATCTTTTGTTCGAAGATAAGCCAGTTGCTTCGGATAAACCAAGAACACATCAAAAAACAATAGACCTTACAAAAATGTCATTAAACACTTTTTTGGGAACGATATCTAGGATGAAGCCCTCGGATCAGGCAAATGCGGTTTGGAACGATTTGCAGGGGAAATATAAAGAGTGGTTGTCGAATGTTATAATGCCCGAGGATGCTCAGAAATGCAAGAAAATTCTCAAATGGCGCTATATTCACAATATGCAAAAGGTCTTACACAATCATGTTAAGCAGTTTAAGATCGATTATGACGGTGGGCGATCAGAAACCGGTTCCAGAAAGTCTATAATGTCAAGTAGGGCATTTCGATCCAGTTACATAGTACCAACTAACTCTGGATCTCTAGGCGTTCCCAAAAAGATATCTAGCACAGACATTTCCCCGATCAGACGAATGCATGACACCCTTCTGCGATTGCAAATGGAAACGTTGAGGTCAAGGGCCTTTGACAAGGATGTGGAGGAAATGGAACGCATGATCATGGGTAGACAGGTACCCATGGGTGCGGAAGAAATGGAAATctataagaaatataaatcTGATCCTCAGCACTACAACATACTGATACTAACGTCCGGCAAACCCATTACGGATGAAAAGTATGAGGAAATGTTGCCGATTCTGGagaaaaattttcaatttataaacGAACAATTAATGATACTTTCCAGGGAAAAGCGGGTTCAGGAAATGAAATTCCGAAACGAAATACAAAGAACGGAAGAAGAAGTAATGTCAAAAGTTTCCGGCGAAAGCTGCCATATGGATCGCACAGATTTAAATGAAGCATATCTGGAGGCAAGGAGAAAAATTTGGGCAGCCTACATTGCCAAACAGGACAAGACTCCTACAGAGATTCTGTTGGCCCAAGTACGGTATAAGAAACGAATGGAGCAGCTGGCCAGAAAACGTGAGGAGCGCGAGCAGCGATGCCTGCAGGAGCAGCGGCTTCACAAGAAAAGAAGATCACTTAGTGATCTATTTCGAGCTCCAAGGCGAACGAACCGCGAGCGACAAGCCATCGAGGACATCAAGCTGGAGGGCAGGAAATCTAAATGCTCGCTAACGTCATTTTGTTGCCGACAGTGTAGCAGGTGCGGCTTGATCTGGACACATAAGTGCTCCGAAGGATCCGACGATACTTCAGCAGAACACATCTGTCAAAATGTAAAAACAAGGTAG